The proteins below are encoded in one region of Acidobacteriota bacterium:
- the clpB gene encoding ATP-dependent chaperone ClpB, with translation MDINKLTLKSQEALQGAQTLAVRHGHQQVDNAHLLLALLEQPEGLVPRLMSRMEVSVEDLAGRLESALSKRPSVSGPGAEAGKIYLTEGLQKVFVRAEDEAERLKDEYVSVEHLLLALIEAGKRGEAGQALAEAGVTRDAFLAALTAVRGSQRVTSNSPESSYEALEKYGVDLVTQARRGKMDPVIGRDAEIRRAIRILSRKTKNNPVLIGEPGVGKTAIVEGLAQRIVRGDVPEWMKDRSVFSLDMGALLAGAKYRGEFEERLKAVLNEVKESEGRILLFIDELHNIVGAGRTEGSTDAGNLLKPMLARGELHCLGATTLDEYRKYIEKDAALERRFQPIVVDQPTVEDTVSILRGLKERFEVHHGVAIQDNALVAAATLSDRYISDRFLPDKAIDLIDEASAMIRTEIDSMPAELDAVTRRVMQLEIEEAALKKEKDRASKERLEALRKDLADLKNQADSMRAQWEAEKSSIEGVRGLREEIEKVRREIEQAERDYDLQKAAELQHGRLPELLAQLDKRETALNAKQDTGSQLLREEVTDDEVAEIVSKWTGVPVQRLVEGEREKLLRLDQILHRRVIGQDEAVDRVADAVIRARAGIKDPRRPIGSFLFLGPTGVGKTELAKTLAEALFDSEDNVVRIDMSEYMEKHAVSRLIGAPPGYVGYEEGGQLTEAVRRKPYAVILFDEIEKAHGDVFNVLLQILDDGRVTDSQGRTVDFKNTVIIMTSNIGSPHLLEGLGPDGEITEGARRAVMDELRAHFRPEFLNRIDDTVLFKTLTLEEIEQIVDLLLNDLRKRLADRNITLSMTDAARAHVARRGYDPVYGARPLKRYLQRELETRIGRALIAGEVRDGAELVVRMEGGELAVEVGGPEEASMAAEPALR, from the coding sequence ATGGACATCAACAAACTGACTCTGAAATCCCAGGAGGCGCTCCAAGGGGCGCAGACCCTTGCGGTGCGCCACGGCCACCAGCAGGTGGACAACGCCCATCTCCTCCTCGCCCTCCTCGAACAGCCGGAAGGGCTGGTGCCAAGGCTGATGAGTCGCATGGAGGTGTCCGTCGAGGACCTCGCCGGCCGCCTGGAGTCGGCCCTCAGCAAACGGCCGTCGGTCTCCGGACCGGGCGCCGAGGCGGGCAAGATCTACCTGACCGAGGGCTTGCAGAAAGTGTTTGTGCGCGCCGAGGACGAGGCTGAGCGCCTAAAGGACGAGTACGTCTCCGTGGAGCACCTGCTGCTGGCGCTGATCGAGGCCGGCAAGCGGGGCGAAGCGGGCCAGGCCCTGGCCGAGGCGGGCGTCACCCGCGACGCCTTCCTCGCCGCCCTCACCGCCGTGCGCGGCTCCCAGCGGGTGACCAGCAACAGCCCGGAGTCCTCCTACGAGGCGCTCGAAAAGTACGGCGTGGACCTGGTGACCCAGGCCCGCCGCGGCAAAATGGACCCGGTGATCGGCCGCGACGCGGAGATCCGCCGGGCGATCCGCATCCTGTCCCGCAAGACCAAGAACAACCCGGTGCTGATCGGCGAACCGGGAGTGGGCAAGACCGCGATCGTCGAAGGCCTCGCCCAGCGCATCGTGCGCGGCGACGTGCCCGAGTGGATGAAAGACCGCTCCGTCTTCTCCCTCGATATGGGTGCCCTCTTGGCCGGCGCGAAATACCGCGGCGAGTTCGAAGAGCGCCTGAAAGCGGTGCTCAACGAAGTCAAGGAGTCCGAGGGCCGCATCCTGCTGTTCATCGACGAGCTGCACAACATCGTCGGCGCCGGCCGCACCGAAGGCTCCACCGACGCCGGCAACCTCCTGAAGCCGATGCTGGCCCGCGGCGAGCTGCACTGCCTCGGCGCCACTACTCTCGACGAATACCGCAAATACATTGAAAAGGACGCCGCCCTCGAGCGCCGCTTTCAGCCGATCGTGGTCGACCAGCCGACGGTGGAAGACACCGTCTCCATCCTGCGCGGCTTGAAAGAGCGCTTCGAAGTGCACCACGGCGTCGCCATCCAGGACAACGCCCTGGTCGCCGCCGCCACCCTCTCGGACCGCTATATCAGCGACCGCTTCCTGCCGGACAAGGCCATCGACCTGATCGACGAAGCGAGCGCCATGATCCGCACCGAGATCGACTCCATGCCGGCGGAGCTGGACGCCGTCACCCGCCGGGTGATGCAGCTCGAAATCGAAGAAGCGGCCTTGAAGAAGGAGAAAGACCGCGCCAGCAAAGAGCGCCTCGAAGCCCTGCGTAAAGACCTGGCCGACCTTAAAAACCAGGCGGACTCCATGCGCGCCCAGTGGGAGGCTGAAAAGTCCTCCATCGAAGGCGTACGCGGTCTGCGCGAAGAAATCGAGAAGGTGCGCCGAGAGATCGAACAGGCCGAGCGCGACTACGACCTTCAGAAGGCCGCCGAACTACAGCACGGCCGCCTACCGGAACTCCTCGCCCAGCTCGACAAGCGCGAAACGGCGTTGAACGCCAAGCAGGACACCGGCAGCCAGCTCCTACGCGAAGAAGTCACCGACGACGAAGTGGCGGAGATCGTTTCCAAATGGACCGGTGTGCCGGTACAGCGCCTGGTCGAAGGCGAGCGCGAAAAGCTCCTGCGGCTGGACCAGATCCTCCACCGGCGGGTCATCGGCCAGGACGAAGCGGTCGATCGCGTGGCCGACGCGGTGATCCGCGCCCGGGCGGGCATCAAAGACCCGCGCCGGCCCATCGGCTCCTTCTTGTTCCTCGGCCCCACCGGCGTCGGCAAAACCGAGCTCGCCAAAACCCTGGCCGAGGCGCTCTTCGATAGCGAGGACAACGTCGTCCGCATCGACATGAGCGAGTACATGGAAAAGCACGCCGTCTCGCGGCTGATCGGCGCCCCGCCGGGCTACGTCGGCTACGAAGAGGGTGGCCAGCTCACCGAAGCGGTGCGCCGCAAGCCCTACGCCGTCATCCTGTTCGACGAAATCGAAAAGGCCCACGGCGACGTGTTCAACGTACTGCTCCAGATCCTCGACGACGGCCGGGTCACCGACTCCCAGGGCCGCACCGTCGACTTCAAGAACACCGTCATCATCATGACCTCCAACATCGGCTCGCCGCACCTCCTCGAAGGTCTCGGCCCCGACGGCGAGATCACCGAAGGCGCCCGCCGAGCGGTGATGGACGAACTCCGCGCCCACTTCCGCCCGGAGTTCTTGAACCGCATCGACGACACCGTCCTCTTCAAGACCCTCACCCTCGAAGAGATCGAACAAATCGTCGACCTGCTCTTGAACGATCTCAGAAAGCGCTTGGCGGACCGCAACATCACCCTATCCATGACCGATGCTGCCCGCGCCCACGTCGCCCGACGCGGCTACGACCCGGTCTACGGCGCCCGGCCCCTGAAGCGCTACCTCCAGCGGGAGCTAGAGACGCGCATCGGGCGGGCGCTGATTGCAGGCGAAGTGCGGGATGGGGCGGAGTTGGTGGTGAGGATGGAGGGCGGGGAGCTGGCGGTGGAGGTTGGCGGGCCCGAGGAGGCCTCAATGGCGGCGGAACCCGCCCTTCGCTGA
- a CDS encoding J domain-containing protein: MEFKDYYGTLGVERSASADEIQKAYRKLARKYHPDINKDVAAEAKFKEIGEAYEVLKDDSKRQRYDRFGQAWKQTGQGATGNPPPGWEDILFDLGGEGFGFGGAGAGAGPGQAGDFSSFFESLFGSGGRVRRQGQRPGRGANVQAELTLTLDELAKGGSRELTLRSPETGERQKLSVNIPKGVRPGQKVRLAGKGEPGVGGGPAGDLLLKINVLPHPRFQLKGSDLHISLPVTPWEAALGGEAEVETLNGRLRIKIPQGSSSGRKIRLSGKGFPLKSGGAGDLFAEITVVVPSPDEMTDDEQQLFEKLKKRSSFRPRA; this comes from the coding sequence GTGGAATTCAAGGATTACTACGGAACCCTGGGGGTCGAACGGAGCGCTTCGGCGGACGAGATCCAGAAGGCGTACCGCAAGCTGGCCCGGAAATACCATCCGGACATCAACAAAGATGTGGCGGCCGAGGCCAAGTTCAAGGAGATCGGCGAGGCCTATGAAGTCCTCAAGGACGACTCCAAGCGCCAGCGCTACGACCGTTTTGGCCAGGCTTGGAAGCAGACCGGCCAGGGTGCCACCGGCAACCCACCGCCGGGCTGGGAAGACATCCTCTTCGACCTCGGCGGCGAGGGCTTTGGCTTCGGCGGCGCCGGAGCGGGAGCCGGACCGGGCCAGGCGGGCGATTTCAGCTCCTTTTTTGAATCCCTCTTCGGTTCCGGCGGGCGGGTGCGGCGCCAAGGGCAGCGCCCTGGCCGCGGCGCCAACGTCCAGGCGGAGCTGACCCTCACCCTCGACGAGCTGGCGAAGGGCGGTTCGCGGGAACTCACCCTGCGCAGCCCCGAAACCGGCGAGCGGCAAAAGCTCTCCGTCAACATCCCCAAAGGCGTGCGGCCGGGCCAGAAGGTGCGCCTCGCCGGCAAGGGAGAGCCGGGGGTCGGCGGCGGCCCGGCGGGCGATTTGCTCTTGAAGATCAATGTGCTGCCCCACCCGCGCTTCCAACTCAAGGGCTCGGACCTGCACATCTCGCTGCCGGTCACCCCCTGGGAAGCAGCTCTCGGCGGCGAGGCAGAGGTCGAGACTCTGAATGGCCGGCTGCGCATCAAGATCCCCCAGGGATCGTCGTCGGGCCGCAAGATCCGGCTGTCCGGCAAGGGCTTTCCGCTCAAAAGCGGCGGCGCCGGCGATCTCTTCGCCGAGATCACCGTGGTCGTCCCTTCGCCGGACGAAATGACCGACGACGAACAACAGCTCTTCGAGAAGCTGAAAAAAAGATCGAGCTTCCGTCCCCGGGCCTAG
- a CDS encoding ferredoxin family protein: MTHIIAEPCVGVKDVACVDVCPVDCIYGKDDDFEMLYIHPEECIDCGLCVDACPVEAIFPEEEVPEKWNAFIAKNYEHFDIEAP, encoded by the coding sequence ATGACTCATATCATCGCGGAACCGTGCGTTGGGGTGAAGGATGTTGCCTGCGTGGATGTCTGCCCGGTGGACTGCATCTACGGCAAGGACGACGACTTCGAGATGCTCTACATCCACCCCGAAGAGTGCATTGACTGCGGTCTCTGCGTCGACGCCTGCCCCGTCGAGGCGATTTTTCCGGAAGAAGAAGTGCCGGAGAAATGGAATGCGTTCATCGCCAAGAACTATGAGCATTTCGATATCGAGGCTCCATAG